CCTTACTCGGCAATGCGGGTCACCTTGAATTCAGTACGGCGGTTGCGCTGGTGTTCGGCCTCGGTTTTAGCATTACGTACCACCGGACGGCTCTCGCCGTAACCCTTGGCGGTGATACGGGTTGCATCAATGCCTTTGGAGATAATGTAGTCTACCGCAGACTGGGCCCGACGCTGCGACAGATCCTGGTTGTAGATGTCTACCCCGCGGCTATCGGTGTGCGAACTCAGCTCAATGGTGATTTTAGGGTTATCTACCAGTGTCTGTACCAGTTTGTCCAGCTCAATGGCGGCGTCTGGCCTGATATCGGCTTTGTCAAAGTCATAGAAGATATTCTCCACCACAATGGCCTTGTCCTTCACTATTTTGCTGAGCGTAAGCGTGGTGGATAACCTGATTTCCGTCAAGGGCTTGTTAAGCTGCTCTTGCGGCGGGGTTTTGCCTTGGGTAATCACTGACTGCCGCGAAGCAAAGTAACCCTGCTTTTCAGCAATGACAGAGTACACACTGGCGGTATCTAACCGGAAGGTGAAGGCGCCTTTAGCATCTGAGGTAGCCTCGTTTACTTTCTGGCCCTGCGCGTTCTGCAGCGTTACCCTAATGCCCAGCATAGGCGAAGTAGCGTTGGTTTTGTCATTGCGTTCCAGCACTTTGCCGTCAAGCACAAAAGTCACCAGCTTCGGCTGATATTTCCGGAACGAGTACAGGTCATCGCCGCCTTGGCCGCCTTCGCGGTTAGAGGCAAAGAAGCCTTGCTCTGGGCCAGTCATCAGCAAAGAGAAATCATCGCCTACAGAATTGATAGGTGTACCCATATTGATGACAGAGTCACCGCTTACCCGGAACAGGTCCAAGCCGCCCAGGCCGGGGTGCCCATCTGAGGCAAAGTACAGGGTGCTGTCCGGACCGATGTAGGGGAAGGCCTCGTTGCCTGGGGTGTTGATGCTGGGACCCAGGTTTTCGGGGCGCGAGAAACGGCCGCCGGCATCTAAGGTGGTTTTCCAGATATCATTGCCTCCTTGCCCGCCGCGGCGGTCAGAGGAGAAATAGAGGGTGCGACCGTCTAAGGAGAAAGCGGGCGTGGCATCCCAGGCGGCATCATCGTTGATGCTG
This Rufibacter radiotolerans DNA region includes the following protein-coding sequences:
- a CDS encoding OmpA family protein; translation: MRQNKTLVLGLALSLAMAACGPFRSSVQKGDKDFAQGEYQLAIEHYQAALKKGRSGPAVNFKLAEAYRMSNRLNQTDQYYKAAIDGGQRNEQTMFRYGMALKAAGKYNEAAEQLQRYLAVASNKTFIAQAQREVENLKVLPSIINTPTYQIVKPVPATNTATSEFSPVLRNGNELLFTSTREETRYLGNGEGFQNLYYLMLADTGAVGATSPARLLEGPVNAQGMHDASPAFTNEGRTMVFARSNSGKKTGRQDVDLFVSQFKTNQWSEPTMPTSINDDAAWDATPAFSLDGRTLYFSSDRRGGQGGNDIWKTTLDAGGRFSRPENLGPSINTPGNEAFPYIGPDSTLYFASDGHPGLGGLDLFRVSGDSVINMGTPINSVGDDFSLLMTGPEQGFFASNREGGQGGDDLYSFRKYQPKLVTFVLDGKVLERNDKTNATSPMLGIRVTLQNAQGQKVNEATSDAKGAFTFRLDTASVYSVIAEKQGYFASRQSVITQGKTPPQEQLNKPLTEIRLSTTLTLSKIVKDKAIVVENIFYDFDKADIRPDAAIELDKLVQTLVDNPKITIELSSHTDSRGVDIYNQDLSQRRAQSAVDYIISKGIDATRITAKGYGESRPVVRNAKTEAEHQRNRRTEFKVTRIAE